One window of Triticum dicoccoides isolate Atlit2015 ecotype Zavitan chromosome 5A, WEW_v2.0, whole genome shotgun sequence genomic DNA carries:
- the LOC119298221 gene encoding two-component response regulator ORR42-like: MASKAQGSSSVKALVVEDNTVQRMVLSQKLHNFQCEITLAVNGKEAVDLFLEGKKFDIIFCDKDMPIMTGPEAVVKIRAMGETDVKIVGMSADDDAMEVFISVGADIFVPKPFKVQDLESIIKEVINKKKNTMV, from the exons ATGGCATCCAAGGCCCAAGGGTCCTCCTCTGTGAAGGCACTAGTTGTTGAGGACAACACAGTTCAAAGGATGGTCCTCTCGCAGAAGTTACACAATTTTCAATGTGAGATTACTCTCGCCGTGAATGGAAAAGAAGCAGTTGACCTATTCCTTGAGGGCAAGAAGTTTGACATTATTTTTTGCGATAAGGACATGCCCATCATGACTGGTCCTGAG GCAGTTGTAAAGATCCGTGCTATGGGGGAAACTGATGTGAAGATTGTTGGGATGTCAGCTGATGATGATGCCATGGAGGTGTTCATAAGTGTTGGTGCTGATATTTTTGTGCCCAAGCCTTTCAAGGTTCAGGATCTCGAGTCTATAATTAAGGAagtcatcaacaagaagaagaacacGATGGTCTAG